One stretch of Niallia sp. XMNu-256 DNA includes these proteins:
- the aceB gene encoding malate synthase A — protein sequence MTIRSSNIQVVGEVNEGFETILTPEALQFIAQLETRFGSKRKELLLRRHKRQKEIDRGALPTFLKETESIRNDDSWTIWPLPQDLQDRRVEITGPTDRKMVINALNSGAKVFMADFEDATSPSWRNVMEGQINLKDAVNRTITFQNPDGREYRLKDQTAVLLVRPRGLHLKEKNILLDGHPISGSFVDFGLYFFHNAHELIKRGTGPYFYLPKLESHLEARLWNDIFVFAQEYLQVPKGTIKATVLIETILAAFEMDEILYELKEHSAGLNCGRWDYIFSYIKKLRNQENVILPDRSQVTMTVPFMRSYSLLTIKTCHKRKAPAIGGMAAQIPVRGDERANEEAFAKVRADKEREARDGHDGTWVAHPGLVPVAMEVFNREMPQNNQIRSGKQRSLKISEADLLEVPKGTITEVGVRMNINVGIQYIAAWLCGRGAVPINNLMEDAATAEISRAQLWQWIRHPEGKLDDGRKVTLEMYKILKAEELEKIRKEVGEEYFNKGRFNEASKLFDELIIQEEFVEFLTLPGYGKLEA from the coding sequence TTGACTATACGCTCATCCAATATTCAAGTTGTTGGTGAAGTAAACGAAGGTTTTGAGACAATTTTAACTCCTGAAGCCTTACAATTTATTGCCCAGTTGGAAACAAGATTTGGATCTAAAAGGAAAGAATTATTATTAAGACGACATAAAAGGCAGAAGGAAATTGACCGTGGGGCACTTCCGACTTTCCTAAAAGAGACAGAATCGATTCGAAATGATGATAGTTGGACAATATGGCCGTTACCTCAAGATCTTCAAGATCGGCGTGTAGAAATAACAGGACCTACTGATCGAAAAATGGTAATCAATGCTCTTAACTCAGGAGCAAAAGTATTCATGGCAGATTTCGAAGACGCAACCTCCCCTTCATGGAGAAACGTTATGGAAGGCCAAATAAACTTAAAAGATGCGGTTAACCGGACGATTACTTTTCAAAATCCTGACGGTAGGGAATACCGTTTAAAAGATCAAACCGCTGTTTTACTTGTACGTCCAAGAGGCCTTCATTTGAAGGAAAAAAATATATTGCTAGATGGTCATCCCATTTCAGGTAGCTTTGTAGATTTCGGATTGTACTTCTTCCATAATGCTCATGAGCTGATTAAACGTGGAACAGGGCCATACTTTTACTTACCGAAACTAGAGAGTCATCTTGAGGCCCGCCTCTGGAATGATATCTTTGTTTTCGCACAAGAATACTTACAAGTTCCAAAAGGAACAATTAAGGCTACAGTCTTAATTGAAACGATTCTGGCTGCGTTTGAAATGGACGAAATTCTCTATGAGTTAAAAGAACATTCGGCAGGACTAAACTGCGGGAGATGGGACTATATTTTTAGTTATATTAAAAAACTTCGCAATCAAGAGAATGTAATATTACCAGATCGTTCACAGGTAACCATGACAGTTCCTTTTATGAGATCTTATTCATTGCTGACGATTAAAACTTGTCATAAGCGAAAAGCGCCTGCGATCGGTGGAATGGCTGCACAAATTCCTGTTCGTGGGGATGAAAGGGCAAATGAAGAAGCCTTTGCTAAAGTACGAGCAGATAAAGAACGGGAGGCTCGTGATGGTCATGATGGTACATGGGTGGCTCACCCAGGCTTAGTACCAGTTGCAATGGAAGTATTCAATCGCGAAATGCCGCAAAATAACCAAATTCGATCTGGGAAACAACGATCCTTGAAGATTAGTGAAGCCGACTTACTAGAGGTTCCAAAAGGAACGATCACAGAAGTTGGTGTCCGTATGAATATTAATGTTGGAATTCAGTATATTGCGGCCTGGCTCTGTGGAAGAGGTGCAGTTCCAATTAACAATCTAATGGAGGATGCGGCAACTGCAGAGATCAGCCGAGCTCAGCTCTGGCAGTGGATCCGCCACCCTGAAGGAAAATTAGATGATGGAAGAAAGGTGACTCTTGAGATGTATAAAATTCTGAAAGCAGAGGAGCTTGAAAAGATCAGGAAAGAAGTAGGGGAAGAATATTTTAATAAAGGTCGTTTCAATGAAGCTTCTAAACTATTTGATGAATTGATTATCCAAGAAGAGTTTGTTGAATTTCTAACGTTACCGGGCTATGGAAAACTAGAAGCCTAG
- a CDS encoding YueI family protein, which yields MSDSKVEDYLMQGIYGPKETNPDERRKFLGTIRERIEIALTKGQVMEQQIYNEIERAMKNQPKLQLLLNGDIDYRFLSKYIGLANRQQIPFTIVTNKDHQTDIGLVLTHEDAVNTEEIYVTKKADSSETEPPEKKKKGLFSFLKKRL from the coding sequence TTGTCGGATTCGAAAGTAGAGGATTATCTTATGCAAGGGATTTATGGACCTAAAGAAACCAATCCTGATGAACGGAGGAAGTTTCTTGGTACCATCCGAGAGAGGATCGAAATTGCTTTAACAAAAGGGCAAGTAATGGAACAACAAATATATAATGAAATAGAACGAGCAATGAAAAATCAACCCAAGCTTCAATTGTTATTAAATGGTGATATTGATTATCGTTTCTTATCAAAATATATCGGGTTAGCCAACCGACAACAAATCCCCTTTACGATTGTCACGAATAAGGATCATCAAACAGATATTGGCCTTGTTCTTACCCATGAAGATGCCGTCAATACAGAGGAAATTTATGTAACAAAAAAGGCAGATTCATCTGAGACCGAACCACCAGAGAAAAAGAAAAAAGGCTTATTTTCCTTTTTAAAAAAGCGCTTATAA
- the putP gene encoding sodium/proline symporter PutP translates to MTDEIYQLITIIIYFGIMLYIGWYSYKKTVNLTDYMLGGRSLGPAVTALSAGAADMSGWLLMGLPGGIYVTGLADAWIAIGLTLGAYANWFFVAPRLRSYTQVANDSITIPSYLENRFKDSTKLLRIVSGLVILIFFTFYISSGIVSGGVFFESSFGVDYKVGLIIVGGVTIAYTLFGGFLAVSYTDFLQGMMMLIALILVPSIAIFYTGGPGETFNTIRAIDPTMLDLFKGTTVIGIISALAWGLGYFGQPHIIVRFMAIKTIRETKSARRIGMSWMIFSLLGTMMTALVGIAFFAKNPQYTLDNPETVFITLGQIIFHPLIAGFLLAAVLAAIMSTISSQLIVTSSALIEDLYKVLFRKNATDREYVFLGRMAVLLVAIVAFILALNPDSTILDLVAYAWAGFGGAFGPVILLSLFWRKMTNWGALAGMISGAVTVIVWANLTESGYIPFSLYEIVPGFVVNLLFSVVVSLITYKRDETIEKEFDETIRLLKTEN, encoded by the coding sequence ATGACTGATGAAATATATCAATTAATTACGATTATTATTTATTTCGGGATCATGTTGTATATCGGTTGGTATTCATACAAAAAAACGGTAAATCTAACCGACTATATGCTTGGAGGTCGTTCACTCGGACCGGCTGTCACTGCACTTAGCGCTGGAGCAGCTGATATGAGCGGATGGTTGCTTATGGGCTTGCCGGGTGGAATCTATGTAACAGGTCTTGCTGATGCGTGGATTGCTATTGGATTAACGCTCGGTGCTTATGCCAACTGGTTCTTTGTTGCACCAAGACTTCGTTCATACACACAAGTGGCCAATGACTCTATTACAATTCCAAGCTACTTAGAAAATCGTTTTAAAGATTCTACGAAACTACTTAGAATTGTCTCTGGCTTAGTCATTCTTATTTTCTTCACCTTCTATATTTCTTCTGGGATCGTTTCTGGCGGTGTATTCTTTGAATCCTCTTTTGGAGTTGATTATAAAGTTGGATTGATTATCGTTGGTGGAGTTACGATCGCTTACACACTGTTTGGTGGTTTCCTAGCAGTTAGTTACACTGACTTTCTTCAAGGTATGATGATGCTAATAGCACTGATCCTAGTGCCCTCAATCGCTATTTTTTATACAGGCGGTCCTGGTGAAACATTTAATACAATCCGTGCGATTGATCCGACTATGCTAGACTTATTTAAAGGAACTACCGTTATCGGGATTATTTCCGCTTTAGCATGGGGACTCGGTTACTTCGGACAACCCCATATTATTGTGAGATTTATGGCGATTAAAACGATACGAGAAACGAAAAGTGCACGTCGAATCGGAATGAGTTGGATGATTTTCTCTTTACTTGGAACGATGATGACAGCACTAGTCGGAATTGCCTTCTTTGCGAAAAATCCGCAATATACATTAGATAATCCAGAAACTGTCTTTATTACATTAGGACAGATTATTTTTCACCCATTGATTGCAGGTTTCTTATTAGCCGCTGTGCTTGCGGCAATTATGAGTACGATTTCTTCCCAGTTAATCGTTACATCAAGTGCCTTAATTGAGGATTTATATAAAGTATTATTCAGAAAAAATGCTACTGACCGTGAGTATGTGTTTTTAGGCAGAATGGCAGTATTGCTTGTTGCGATTGTGGCCTTTATTTTAGCACTTAACCCAGACAGTACAATATTAGACCTAGTTGCCTATGCTTGGGCAGGCTTTGGAGGGGCATTTGGACCAGTCATTCTTCTAAGTTTATTCTGGAGAAAAATGACCAATTGGGGCGCGCTAGCTGGAATGATTAGTGGGGCTGTGACCGTTATTGTATGGGCCAACTTAACCGAATCAGGCTACATTCCATTCTCTTTATATGAAATCGTACCTGGCTTTGTAGTGAATCTATTATTCTCTGTTGTTGTAAGTTTAATTACTTATAAACGAGATGAAACGATTGAAAAAGAGTTTGATGAGACGATTCGTTTACTTAAAACTGAAAACTAA
- a CDS encoding thioredoxin family protein — MGLKQWFEKGLTTKEYISGMKVNKEKMEHINDAFTLSVKEKEEAQKFQGLGLSAIVLTEDWCGDAMLNNPILLHIAEEAKIDVRFILRDQNLELMDQYLTNGTARSIPIYIFFDENGEEKAVWGPRAPKLQELVTSELRKLPSQDDPAFNEKHGLI, encoded by the coding sequence ATGGGATTAAAACAGTGGTTTGAAAAAGGATTAACAACAAAAGAGTATATTTCCGGAATGAAGGTTAATAAGGAAAAGATGGAACATATTAATGATGCCTTTACATTGAGTGTGAAAGAAAAAGAAGAAGCTCAAAAATTTCAAGGCTTGGGCTTAAGTGCAATTGTGCTTACAGAGGATTGGTGCGGAGACGCGATGTTAAATAATCCGATCTTGTTACACATTGCCGAGGAGGCAAAGATTGATGTTCGTTTCATCTTAAGGGACCAAAACCTTGAATTAATGGATCAATATTTAACGAATGGAACAGCTAGATCCATTCCAATCTATATTTTTTTTGATGAAAATGGGGAAGAAAAAGCGGTTTGGGGACCAAGAGCACCTAAGTTACAGGAATTAGTGACAAGCGAGCTAAGAAAACTACCTAGTCAAGATGATCCAGCCTTTAACGAAAAGCATGGCCTTATATAA
- a CDS encoding transposase: MYRTLKTPFRASHTTIQQLFDIRRLSGTIWNDCVEVARYYYRLGNKWITQTELQKELKRLYPLHSQTIQAVAHKFLAAREATREARKKGHKNIRYPWRYKFVFNPKWVDDSFSIEGKILILSLGNWKGKRQKPLRIQLNKVPAESIKEVELVYDRKWYACLSYDDGIEPIQKEDGVTVSIDPGEIHTIASVTEKGDSCIITGRYMRSIHQLRNKKLKELQILMSRCKKGSRQWKKYNRAKRYVLSKSQSQLEDALHKTTKDFMDWCMEHDVKHVVLGYPEGVQRKTKKKKRKETNQKLSNWSFGKVHDLLAYKLKAKGVTIEKVDESYTSQTCPVCGNRKKAKGRNYTCKCGYKEHRDIHGARNILTKELHGKMTYFPIKRATYLRPVTLG; encoded by the coding sequence ATGTATCGAACCTTAAAAACTCCGTTTCGTGCTAGTCATACAACGATTCAGCAATTATTCGATATTCGTAGATTAAGTGGAACCATATGGAATGATTGTGTTGAAGTGGCTCGTTATTATTATCGATTGGGGAATAAGTGGATCACACAAACCGAACTGCAAAAAGAATTAAAACGTCTGTACCCCCTTCACAGTCAAACGATACAAGCTGTAGCCCATAAATTTTTAGCTGCAAGAGAAGCGACAAGAGAGGCAAGGAAAAAGGGCCACAAAAACATCCGATATCCTTGGAGATATAAATTTGTGTTCAATCCCAAATGGGTAGATGATTCGTTCTCGATCGAGGGAAAAATACTGATTCTTTCGCTGGGGAATTGGAAGGGCAAAAGACAAAAACCTCTGCGTATTCAGTTGAATAAGGTCCCTGCGGAATCGATTAAAGAAGTCGAGTTAGTCTATGATCGAAAATGGTATGCCTGTCTTTCCTACGATGATGGGATCGAACCGATACAAAAAGAGGATGGCGTCACAGTAAGTATTGATCCTGGTGAAATTCATACGATCGCTAGTGTAACAGAAAAAGGGGATAGTTGTATCATTACAGGAAGATATATGAGAAGCATCCATCAGTTAAGGAACAAGAAATTAAAGGAACTGCAAATTCTCATGAGTCGCTGTAAAAAAGGAAGTCGTCAATGGAAAAAATACAATCGTGCTAAACGTTACGTATTATCCAAAAGCCAATCCCAATTAGAAGATGCTTTGCATAAAACGACTAAAGATTTCATGGATTGGTGTATGGAGCATGACGTTAAACACGTAGTTCTAGGATACCCCGAAGGCGTTCAACGAAAGACGAAAAAGAAGAAACGAAAAGAAACAAATCAAAAATTATCCAATTGGTCTTTTGGAAAAGTACACGATTTATTGGCATACAAATTAAAGGCAAAAGGGGTCACGATCGAAAAGGTGGATGAATCCTATACATCCCAGACATGTCCTGTCTGCGGAAACCGCAAAAAAGCAAAAGGGAGAAACTATACATGTAAATGCGGATACAAGGAGCATCGTGATATTCATGGTGCAAGAAATATCTTAACAAAAGAGTTGCACGGGAAAATGACTTATTTCCCTATTAAGCGTGCAACGTATCT
- the gatA gene encoding Asp-tRNA(Asn)/Glu-tRNA(Gln) amidotransferase subunit GatA, whose protein sequence is MSLFDQKVADLHNLLQKKEITVSDLVDESFKRIQEVEDKVQAFLTLDEENARQMAKKLDEKVGTDEAKGLLFGMPIGVKDNIVTKNIRTTCASRMLENFNPIYNATVVDHLHKAETITIGKLNMDEFAMGSSTENSYFKKTKNPWNLEAVPGGSSGGSAASVAAGEILFSLGSDTGGSIRQPAAFCGVVGLKPTYGRVSRHGLVAFASSLDQIGPITRTVEDNAYLLQAISGLDSMDSTSANVEVPNYLDALTGDIKGLKIAVPKEYLGEGVGEEARQSVLDALKVLEKLGAEWEEVSLPHSKYALATYYLLSSSEASANLARFDGVRYGYRSPNSETLMDLYKNTRAEGFGDEVKRRIMLGTFALSSGYYDAYYKKAQKARTLIKKDFDDVLQKYDCIIGPTNPGPAFKIGELISDPLTMYMNDILTIPINLAGVPAISVPCGFTNGLPLGLQIIGKHFDESTVYRVAHAFEQATDYHKQKPAL, encoded by the coding sequence GTGAGTTTGTTTGATCAAAAGGTAGCAGACTTACATAATCTGTTACAAAAAAAAGAAATCACAGTGTCTGATCTTGTTGATGAATCGTTCAAACGCATTCAAGAAGTAGAAGACAAGGTACAGGCATTTTTAACATTGGACGAAGAAAACGCCCGTCAAATGGCAAAAAAGTTAGACGAAAAAGTGGGTACTGACGAAGCCAAAGGATTATTATTTGGAATGCCAATCGGTGTAAAAGATAATATTGTCACTAAAAATATACGAACAACTTGTGCAAGTAGAATGCTCGAGAACTTCAACCCTATTTATAATGCAACGGTTGTTGACCATCTACATAAAGCAGAAACGATTACTATAGGTAAATTAAATATGGACGAGTTTGCCATGGGTTCTTCAACGGAAAACTCTTATTTTAAAAAGACGAAAAATCCTTGGAATTTAGAAGCGGTACCAGGCGGTTCATCAGGTGGTTCGGCTGCTTCTGTTGCGGCGGGAGAAATTCTATTTTCTTTAGGTTCTGATACAGGCGGTTCCATTCGACAACCGGCTGCATTTTGTGGTGTCGTAGGCTTGAAGCCTACTTATGGTCGTGTATCTAGACATGGTCTAGTTGCTTTTGCATCTTCATTAGACCAAATTGGTCCGATTACAAGAACGGTTGAGGACAATGCTTACTTATTACAGGCGATTTCTGGGTTGGATTCGATGGATTCTACTTCGGCCAATGTAGAAGTTCCTAACTACCTTGATGCTTTAACAGGTGATATTAAAGGCTTGAAAATCGCGGTACCAAAAGAATACTTAGGTGAAGGTGTCGGGGAGGAAGCTCGTCAATCTGTACTAGATGCATTAAAGGTATTGGAAAAACTAGGAGCAGAATGGGAAGAAGTTTCACTTCCACACTCTAAGTATGCACTAGCAACTTACTACTTGCTATCCTCTTCAGAAGCATCAGCGAACTTAGCTCGCTTTGATGGGGTTCGCTATGGCTACCGTTCACCAAATTCTGAAACCTTAATGGATCTTTATAAAAATACAAGAGCAGAAGGGTTTGGAGACGAAGTAAAGCGGAGAATTATGCTTGGGACGTTCGCTCTTAGCTCTGGTTATTATGATGCCTATTATAAAAAGGCACAAAAAGCGCGTACATTGATTAAAAAGGATTTTGACGATGTCTTGCAAAAATATGACTGTATCATTGGACCAACAAACCCAGGACCTGCATTTAAAATTGGTGAATTGATTTCAGATCCATTAACAATGTATATGAACGATATATTAACGATTCCGATTAACCTTGCGGGAGTACCAGCCATCTCTGTTCCATGTGGATTTACTAATGGATTGCCGCTTGGACTACAAATTATTGGAAAACATTTTGATGAAAGTACGGTTTACCGTGTTGCTCATGCGTTTGAGCAAGCAACGGATTATCATAAACAAAAACCTGCACTGTAA
- the aceA gene encoding isocitrate lyase, with product MPNRRIQELTNSWNRDERWKGIKRPYSAEDVIRLRGSIDIEHTLAKRGAEKLWKYLHEEDFVRALGALTGNQAVQQVKAGLKAIYLSGWQVAADANLSGHMYPDQSLYPANSVPNVVKRINQALQRADQIHYLEGDDSVDWFQPIVADAEAGFGGQLNCFELMKGMIEAGAAGVHFEDQLSSEKKCGHLGGKVLLPTQTAVRNLVAARLAADVMGTPTLLIARTDADAADLITSDVDPADAPFITGERTPEGFYRTRAGIDQAIARGLAYAPYADLIWCETSEPNLEDARRFADAIHEKFPGKMLAYNCSPSFNWKKKLDEKTIATFQEEIAKMGYKFQFVTLAGFHSLNHSMFELARGYKDYGMAAYSQLQQAEFDSERHGYTATRHQREVGTGYFDQVSMVVTGGTSSTTALKGSTEEEQFSSDRK from the coding sequence ATGCCAAATCGTAGAATTCAAGAATTAACAAATAGCTGGAATAGAGATGAACGTTGGAAAGGAATCAAAAGACCGTATAGTGCGGAAGATGTGATTAGGTTAAGAGGTTCCATTGATATTGAGCACACACTCGCAAAAAGAGGGGCTGAAAAGCTTTGGAAATATCTTCATGAAGAAGACTTTGTTCGGGCATTGGGGGCATTGACAGGGAATCAAGCGGTTCAGCAAGTAAAAGCAGGTCTTAAAGCGATCTATTTAAGCGGCTGGCAAGTAGCGGCGGATGCAAACCTTTCCGGACACATGTATCCAGACCAAAGTTTATATCCAGCCAACAGTGTTCCAAATGTTGTTAAACGAATTAACCAAGCACTACAGCGTGCGGACCAAATCCATTACCTTGAAGGCGATGATTCGGTTGATTGGTTCCAACCGATTGTAGCCGATGCAGAAGCAGGATTTGGCGGACAGTTGAACTGCTTTGAATTAATGAAGGGGATGATTGAAGCAGGAGCTGCAGGCGTTCACTTCGAAGATCAACTTTCCTCTGAAAAGAAATGTGGACATCTCGGTGGGAAAGTTCTATTACCAACACAAACGGCGGTTCGCAACCTAGTTGCCGCTCGCCTAGCCGCCGATGTCATGGGAACGCCGACGCTTTTAATTGCCCGTACTGATGCGGATGCGGCTGATTTAATTACAAGTGATGTGGATCCAGCAGATGCACCGTTTATTACAGGTGAAAGAACACCTGAAGGATTTTACCGTACAAGAGCAGGTATTGATCAAGCAATTGCTCGTGGTCTTGCTTATGCACCTTATGCTGATTTAATTTGGTGTGAAACATCTGAACCAAATCTTGAGGATGCTAGACGTTTTGCAGATGCAATTCATGAGAAATTCCCTGGTAAAATGTTGGCTTATAACTGTTCGCCTTCATTTAACTGGAAGAAAAAGCTGGATGAAAAGACGATCGCTACTTTCCAAGAGGAAATTGCGAAAATGGGCTATAAATTCCAATTCGTTACACTGGCTGGCTTCCATTCGTTGAATCACAGCATGTTTGAATTAGCTCGAGGCTATAAAGACTATGGAATGGCTGCCTATTCTCAGTTGCAGCAAGCAGAGTTTGATAGCGAACGTCATGGCTACACTGCAACAAGACACCAACGCGAAGTGGGAACAGGTTACTTTGATCAAGTTTCCATGGTTGTTACAGGTGGAACTTCTTCAACAACTGCATTAAAAGGTTCGACAGAAGAAGAACAATTTTCATCGGATCGAAAGTAA
- the plsY gene encoding glycerol-3-phosphate 1-O-acyltransferase PlsY, protein MLISLFILAYFIGSIPTALIIGKVFFGIDIREHGSQNPGATNSLRVLGKKAALVVLLVDVGKGALAASIPFIFQVELSPLYPGLAAVIGHCFPIFAGFRGGKAIATTAGTLLVANFWLFLIAYLSFFIVIFITKYVFFGSISVGLILLLYTIMNQGPEDDLLFLFFLLLLIFLHRTNIRNFIHHKEPKVTDKNLINDRIKPI, encoded by the coding sequence ATGCTTATATCCCTTTTTATCCTTGCTTATTTCATCGGTTCAATTCCGACTGCTCTCATTATTGGAAAGGTGTTTTTCGGGATTGATATTCGTGAACACGGGAGCCAAAACCCAGGTGCAACCAATTCCCTTAGAGTATTAGGTAAAAAGGCAGCCTTAGTCGTTCTACTTGTTGATGTTGGGAAAGGAGCCCTGGCTGCGTCAATACCATTTATTTTTCAAGTAGAGCTCAGCCCGCTTTATCCAGGACTTGCGGCCGTTATTGGACATTGCTTTCCAATCTTTGCAGGCTTCAGAGGAGGTAAAGCCATTGCTACAACGGCTGGAACATTACTCGTCGCCAACTTTTGGTTGTTTTTAATCGCTTATCTCTCATTTTTCATTGTCATCTTCATTACGAAGTATGTTTTTTTCGGCTCGATCTCAGTTGGACTTATTTTACTTTTATATACGATCATGAATCAGGGCCCAGAAGATGATCTTTTGTTTCTCTTTTTTCTGCTTTTACTCATTTTTTTGCATCGGACAAACATCCGCAACTTTATTCATCATAAAGAACCTAAGGTAACAGATAAGAATTTAATCAATGACCGCATAAAACCTATTTAA
- the gatC gene encoding Asp-tRNA(Asn)/Glu-tRNA(Gln) amidotransferase subunit GatC, translating to MTKITIDEVKHVANLARLAITDAEAEKFSKQLDAIISFAEELNELDTDHVEPTSHVLDMKNVYREDVAKPGLPVEEVLKNAPDHENGQIKVPAIIE from the coding sequence ATGACGAAAATTACGATTGATGAGGTAAAACATGTGGCTAATTTGGCTAGACTTGCAATTACAGACGCAGAAGCTGAAAAATTTTCCAAGCAATTGGACGCGATTATTTCATTTGCCGAAGAACTGAATGAATTGGATACAGATCATGTAGAACCAACCTCACATGTATTAGATATGAAAAACGTATATCGTGAAGATGTAGCGAAGCCAGGTTTACCAGTTGAAGAAGTCTTGAAAAATGCCCCAGATCATGAAAACGGGCAAATTAAAGTTCCAGCCATTATTGAGTAA
- the gatB gene encoding Asp-tRNA(Asn)/Glu-tRNA(Gln) amidotransferase subunit GatB translates to MEFETVIGLEVHVELKTNSKIFSASPNQFGAEPNSNTSVIELGYPGVLPVLNKKVVDFGMKACMALNCEVASHTKFDRKNYFYPDNPKAYQISQFDKPIGEHGWIEIEVDGYKKKIGITRIHLEEDAGKLNHEGRYSLCDYNRQGTPLIEIVSEPDIRTPNEAYAYLEKLKSIIQYTGVSDCKMEEGSLRCDANISLRPVGQEEFGTKTELKNLNSFNFVRKGLEYEEKRQAQVLRSGGVIEQETRRYDEASGTTSLMRVKEGSDDYRYFPEPDLLDVYIDEEWKERIRAEIPELPDERKKRYVEEFGLPAYDAAVLTVTKESADFFEATVAAGADAKLASNWIMGDVSAYLNAEQKELHDVALTPEGLAGIIKLITDGTISSKIAKTVFKELIENGGDAETIVKEKGLVQVSDEGALLQWVTEAIANNPKSVEDYQNGKKKAVGSLVGQVMKASKGQANPQLVNKILMEELNKL, encoded by the coding sequence TTGGAATTTGAAACTGTCATTGGACTTGAAGTCCACGTTGAGTTAAAAACTAATTCAAAAATCTTTTCAGCTAGCCCGAATCAATTTGGAGCGGAGCCAAATTCAAATACATCTGTAATCGAGCTTGGTTATCCAGGTGTGTTGCCGGTTTTAAATAAAAAGGTCGTTGATTTTGGAATGAAAGCATGCATGGCGCTAAACTGTGAAGTTGCTTCGCATACAAAATTTGACCGAAAGAATTACTTTTATCCGGACAATCCAAAAGCCTATCAAATCTCTCAATTTGACAAACCAATTGGAGAGCATGGCTGGATTGAAATTGAAGTAGACGGCTATAAGAAAAAAATTGGCATTACTCGTATTCATTTAGAAGAAGATGCTGGTAAGTTAAATCATGAAGGTAGATATTCCCTATGTGATTACAACCGACAAGGAACACCTTTAATTGAAATCGTTTCTGAGCCGGATATTCGTACACCAAATGAAGCGTATGCTTACTTGGAAAAATTAAAGTCCATCATTCAGTATACAGGTGTATCTGATTGTAAAATGGAAGAAGGATCGCTTCGCTGTGATGCGAATATTTCCTTAAGACCTGTTGGGCAAGAGGAATTCGGAACAAAAACCGAGTTAAAGAACTTAAACTCGTTCAACTTCGTTCGAAAAGGGCTAGAATACGAGGAAAAAAGACAAGCTCAAGTCCTGCGTTCTGGCGGAGTAATCGAGCAAGAAACTCGTCGTTATGATGAAGCTAGCGGTACGACTAGTCTAATGAGGGTAAAAGAGGGATCTGATGATTACCGTTATTTCCCAGAACCTGATTTATTAGATGTATATATTGATGAAGAATGGAAAGAGCGTATACGGGCTGAAATCCCAGAGCTTCCAGATGAACGTAAAAAACGTTATGTCGAAGAGTTTGGATTGCCAGCCTATGATGCAGCTGTATTAACGGTAACTAAAGAAAGTGCTGATTTCTTTGAGGCAACAGTTGCTGCAGGTGCAGATGCGAAGCTTGCTTCCAACTGGATCATGGGAGATGTGTCTGCCTACTTAAATGCAGAGCAGAAAGAATTACATGATGTCGCCCTTACTCCTGAGGGGTTAGCAGGCATTATTAAATTAATCACAGATGGAACGATTTCTTCAAAAATTGCTAAAACTGTTTTTAAAGAGTTGATTGAAAACGGTGGCGATGCTGAAACAATCGTTAAAGAAAAAGGACTTGTTCAAGTATCTGATGAAGGTGCTTTATTACAATGGGTCACAGAAGCAATTGCTAATAACCCAAAATCGGTGGAAGATTATCAAAATGGGAAGAAAAAAGCAGTTGGTTCATTAGTAGGCCAAGTTATGAAGGCGTCTAAAGGACAAGCAAATCCACAATTGGTTAACAAAATCCTTATGGAAGAGTTAAACAAACTATAA